The Gymnodinialimonas sp. 57CJ19 genome includes a window with the following:
- a CDS encoding response regulator, protein MSLSVLAIDDSKTMRSLLSSALGRVGYSVELAEDGNDGLERFTNSDPDVVITDINMPNLDGFGFIEAARKLTRDRVVPILVLTTESAPELRARARSAGATGWIVKPFDDEKLIWAIERVADTKGQG, encoded by the coding sequence ATGAGCCTGTCTGTTCTCGCGATTGATGATTCAAAGACCATGCGCAGTTTGTTGAGCTCGGCGCTCGGCAGGGTCGGCTATTCGGTGGAACTGGCAGAGGATGGCAATGATGGGCTGGAGCGGTTCACCAACAGCGATCCCGACGTTGTGATTACCGATATCAACATGCCCAACCTCGACGGGTTTGGGTTTATTGAAGCGGCGCGCAAGCTGACCCGTGATCGCGTTGTACCGATCCTTGTGTTGACGACGGAATCCGCTCCAGAGCTGCGTGCTCGAGCGCGATCCGCCGGGGCCACGGGCTGGATCGTTAAGCCTTTCGACGACGAGAAACTGATTTGGGCGATCGAGCGTGTCGCGGATACGAAGGGGCAGGGATGA
- a CDS encoding STAS domain-containing protein: protein MMVDTYNLEGHLDSLAASPIARELLEHRGAALRVDSHHVAYAGTLLVQILVAAKRQWQEDCHDFSVAPVSPILATALAELGVDPAAIGAAPEDILTTEAIE from the coding sequence ATGATGGTCGATACGTACAACCTGGAAGGACATCTCGATAGTCTTGCAGCCTCTCCGATCGCCCGAGAGTTGCTGGAACATCGCGGCGCCGCCCTTCGCGTGGATAGTCATCACGTCGCCTACGCCGGAACGCTTCTTGTTCAGATACTGGTCGCGGCGAAAAGGCAATGGCAGGAGGATTGCCACGATTTCAGCGTTGCCCCGGTCAGCCCGATCTTGGCAACCGCGTTGGCAGAACTTGGCGTGGATCCAGCCGCAATCGGGGCAGCGCCAGAGGACATCCTGACGACGGAGGCCATTGAATGA
- a CDS encoding CheB methylesterase domain-containing protein, whose amino-acid sequence MGTFASLTDAYAQTEAQPPDVTICSPCVARRPEFPMFRALLHMIGSAFIAAHTATSAGSIFRALGLNVEVPPPFFSLHSPDRRAAQRVVAIGASTGGVEALTEVLSSYPKDCPPTLIVQHIKPEFLKRFVARLDRNCAAHVTLGQHDMPMRAGTVVFAPGPPSHLTLDPQRMRCVVSQAPPVSGYRPSIDALFNSVAPLRSRAVGVILTGMGRDGVKGLGAIHRADGWTIAQDAATSTVHGMPRLATEQGFAREVLPLPEIGKAILSAASASAAPIQ is encoded by the coding sequence GTGGGTACTTTCGCCTCACTGACCGATGCCTACGCGCAAACGGAAGCGCAGCCCCCCGACGTCACGATCTGCTCGCCATGCGTCGCGCGGCGGCCTGAATTTCCGATGTTCAGGGCGCTGCTGCACATGATCGGCAGCGCCTTCATTGCTGCCCACACTGCGACCAGTGCCGGGAGTATTTTTCGCGCGCTTGGCCTTAATGTTGAGGTGCCGCCACCATTCTTTTCCCTCCATTCGCCGGACCGACGCGCGGCACAGCGTGTGGTCGCCATTGGCGCTTCAACCGGGGGGGTAGAGGCATTGACGGAAGTGCTGTCCAGCTACCCCAAAGACTGCCCGCCGACGCTGATCGTACAACATATCAAGCCGGAATTTCTGAAGCGTTTCGTTGCACGGCTTGACCGCAACTGCGCGGCCCATGTGACGCTTGGCCAGCACGACATGCCGATGCGCGCGGGCACTGTTGTCTTCGCACCCGGCCCCCCTTCCCATCTGACCTTGGACCCCCAGCGCATGCGGTGCGTTGTGTCCCAAGCCCCGCCAGTCTCGGGCTATCGACCGTCCATCGACGCCCTTTTCAATAGTGTAGCCCCCCTACGTAGCCGCGCCGTGGGCGTGATCCTGACGGGCATGGGGCGCGATGGCGTTAAAGGTTTGGGGGCCATCCACCGGGCCGACGGCTGGACGATCGCGCAGGATGCAGCGACCTCGACAGTCCACGGCATGCCCCGCCTTGCCACAGAGCAGGGCTTCGCCCGCGAAGTCCTTCCGCTTCCTGAAATTGGCAAAGCAATCCTAAGCGCCGCCTCCGCAAGCGCAGCACCAATCCAATGA
- a CDS encoding chemotaxis protein CheD encodes MINFANPYMQHVMQGQLRVSNDPKQTLTSILGSCISACMRDPELRLGGMNHFLLPGDDPRNGNSVRYGGRSMEELTNALLRKGAARHRLEVWLFGGASVLGGKTGVGEANCTFAYDFVRTEGFTLRGHDLGGTRGRRVRFSPYTGEVEVSLMRVVPVSKPVAAVPVSPEIELF; translated from the coding sequence ATGATCAATTTTGCCAACCCATATATGCAGCACGTCATGCAGGGACAGTTGCGCGTTTCGAACGACCCGAAACAAACGCTCACCAGTATTCTGGGCTCTTGCATTTCTGCCTGTATGCGCGACCCGGAGTTGCGGTTGGGGGGGATGAACCACTTTCTCCTGCCCGGCGACGACCCGCGAAATGGCAACAGTGTCCGATACGGTGGCCGCAGTATGGAGGAGCTCACCAATGCGCTGCTGCGAAAAGGCGCAGCACGGCATCGGTTGGAGGTTTGGCTATTCGGCGGTGCCAGTGTTCTGGGCGGAAAAACCGGCGTAGGAGAGGCGAATTGCACCTTTGCCTACGACTTCGTGCGCACCGAAGGGTTCACTCTGCGCGGCCACGATCTTGGCGGCACCCGTGGCAGGCGCGTTCGCTTTTCCCCCTACACCGGAGAGGTGGAAGTGTCTCTTATGCGAGTGGTCCCGGTCTCGAAACCCGTCGCCGCCGTTCCCGTCAGCCCGGAAATCGAGCTTTTCTAG